A genomic window from Streptomyces broussonetiae includes:
- a CDS encoding GNAT family N-acetyltransferase, which translates to MPLTFTLDPAISPALRDGILDLWTDVSNAGGAVGFVPPVTREDVRADLVTHLVAMAEGRHRLLLGCDETGAPAATAFFAHITHRLQKHWVWLYTVMVHPRHQGQGYGRDLLAAAEDAARTFDGIGAIRLTCRGGLGLERFYGSCGYKEVGRIPGAIRVAPGDDRDDVIMLRPLD; encoded by the coding sequence ATGCCACTTACCTTTACGCTGGACCCGGCCATCAGCCCGGCGCTGCGCGACGGCATCCTGGACCTGTGGACGGACGTCTCGAACGCGGGCGGCGCCGTGGGCTTCGTACCGCCCGTGACCCGGGAGGACGTCCGGGCGGACCTGGTGACGCACCTCGTGGCCATGGCCGAGGGCCGGCACCGGCTGCTCCTCGGGTGCGACGAGACGGGCGCGCCGGCCGCGACCGCGTTCTTCGCCCACATCACGCACCGGCTCCAGAAGCACTGGGTGTGGCTGTACACGGTGATGGTCCACCCCCGGCACCAGGGCCAGGGGTACGGCCGTGACCTGCTGGCGGCCGCCGAGGACGCCGCCCGCACCTTCGACGGCATCGGGGCGATCCGCCTCACCTGCCGGGGCGGCCTCGGCCTGGAGCGGTTCTACGGCTCCTGCGGCTACAAGGAGGTCGGCCGGATACCCGGCGCCATCCGGGTCGCGCCCGGCGACGACCGCGATGACGTGATCATGCTGCGGCCACTGGACTGA
- a CDS encoding DUF4229 domain-containing protein, translating to MLRYTLMRLGVFAGCLVVVWGAVYSGIFPRGFGDSNFLWVLLLALVLSAPISWVVLRRERERASVQIVGRVDRMKANLEANRSQEDIADDTARAQGEAAASN from the coding sequence ATGCTCCGCTACACGCTGATGCGCCTCGGCGTCTTCGCCGGCTGCCTCGTGGTCGTCTGGGGAGCCGTCTACTCCGGCATCTTCCCGCGCGGTTTCGGCGACTCCAACTTCCTCTGGGTGCTGCTGCTCGCGCTGGTGCTGTCGGCGCCGATCAGCTGGGTGGTGCTGCGCCGGGAGCGTGAGCGGGCCTCGGTGCAGATCGTGGGCAGGGTCGACCGGATGAAGGCCAACCTGGAGGCCAACCGCAGCCAGGAGGACATCGCCGACGACACCGCCCGGGCGCAGGGCGAGGCCGCCGCGTCCAACTAG